ATTAAAGTGGTCAGGCCCAACATCCTGCCACTTATCAATGGGTTCAGGCACCACCTCAACAAGATCTCGTAGCTCAATTGTATCACTAACTATTCTCTTAAGAAATGTTGTCTTTCCAACACTGATATTTCCCTCAACACAAAACGTGAGTCGCTTCTTAGGTTTGGGCCTTGCATCAGAATTCAAATCCTTTAACTCTTCATCCACGCTCTCTTTGATGAAAGTTGTTATGCTCTCAGCATGATTTTTGTGAATAATTCCCACAGAACTCTGTAAATACTCAACCATTGTCTCGCTGGATTTTCCAAGAAACTGCAACAAGTAACCCAGAATTCCTGTTGGTAACTTAGTATAcagttagagagagagagagatggactATGTCCAACCTTTGAATGAAATTTCCTCCATTCACCATTAAACATCGAATTATACTTGCTCTATTGAACTATTTATTTCAATCCGCAACCACAGAAGTCTGGAAATCACATGCAATCAGTAAGCCCAATTTAGACCGGCATAAGAGATCAcctttaacaaatattgaaTTGCAGTTTCGCAACAGTATAAAGCTAATTGGACCAAACAATTACATCTATAGAAGTGATTCCTCTGTTCTCATCAAAACACGAAGTGAAATTTAATCTCTTAAGATGTTTGCTCAACTCCATGGCTGTAAGAACTTGGTACCAATGACAATCATTGCGTCCAATTAGGACATGATTATAATGAATCTTGCATTCCTATAGTTACAAAATTCTAAAACTACTGGCATTTAGCAAAATCATCAGCACCAAAAGGAGCTGGTTCGcataaacaaaaccaaaaccccaTTTCAACTCTCCTAAATCTAAACCTAAAACCCATCAAACCAATACTTCATACACAGCAAACAAACTccaaatcaggaaaaaaaacctcCAGAAATATAacaccaaaatttaaaaataacgaAAACAATGACCATTACCTTATCCTTATAAAACTGCTTAAGCTCAGCCATTCCTGTAAACCCTTTCTCCACCAATTTCCTCAAATTCTTCGGCCCTACACCAGGAATTATCAACAAATCAGCATTCCCCTCCATATCACCACCCGTCCCCTTCTGCCTCCTACTCAACCTCGCGGCCTTTTCCTCCGCACCCTTTTCACTCTTTTCACCTTTTCCTTCCTCGTCTCCATCCCCACTACTCCGCACACCTTCACCAGCCGCCAAAGCCGCAGCAGTCACAACAGACCCTTCCTGCCCACCCGCCACCGTGCAATACCACGCCGGCCGTGCCACCACCCATGACCTGATTGGGGTATTTGTTATAAGCCCAACAGCGCAACGGGAAGCACTGCAGGCAGTCGTTGAATAGAAGCGGGAGGGCAGTGCGGGTGCGAGAGTGAGTTTTTTAGCTAAAGAGGCAGCTAAAGAGGAGCTATTACTGTAAAAATAAGTAGCAGCTGGCATCGAAAGAGAAATATAggaatagtttttgtttttaaagagaaaataattattagaaacAGAAGTACAGAGGAGGGGGCTTGAGGGGTTTCTTTGTAGTAACTTCTGCATCCCTCCTAACAAGCATTTGAGCTCACTTCCTTCTCCTTTGAGTAAATATTATGTCTGTTCCTGTCCGTCTATCTGCCTCTGTCTGCATATATTCTTGTGTGGGATAGTCAGGGGAGGCGGGAAGGCGAAGGATGCTGTATTGTTAAATGGGGTTTTGCCCTAAGAAGAGGGATTTTAGGGTTTCGCTTGGGGTTCTGTCAGTGGgaggtttattttgttttgtcttgTCTTGGGTATCTACTTAAAAGCATATTGTCCTGTTCTACGACCTGGTTTCACGGATTTAGGGAAGGGGGATTGTCCTTGGGGTTTTTGGCAGACAAAACAGAGgagctttctctctctctctttctttctaggAATACTCACAGTGACAGAGATTTTTCaacaataaaacatttaaaaaactgGGAGGCCAGGAGTCTGTTCCGACTCTGATCCGATTGtgttttaaatgttgttttttaaaaaagaaaattgagttttttttataataatttttaataataaaaaatattattttattatattattaaataaaaaaattgaaaaaacaactaTCCGGAAACATCCCACCTGTGTAGCAGATCGCACCACGTTATTATCTGTTTTTAATAAGATTGCAGCATGTTATTGGAAGATTCTATCTCTTGTCCGGGATTAAGTATAGGCAAAATGATAGGCAATATCTTCCTCTCTGGTGTTCTTAACCGGCAATCTCTTCTCCTGGCCGTTGCCGGATCGGTGTGCAACAAAAAGATTGTGTTGAGTGGCCCATGAAGGAGATTTTTGCCGGAATTTGACGCTAACGTTTACAAAGGTTTGAGGAGGAGGAACATTAAGCTGCCGGGGGAGCGGGTTGCTTGTTGTAGTCGACGGGTCATCAATAGAAGGGGAAGGATAAATTTAATCTCTTGTTCCTAGCATCAGTTGCattagtttcttttaaaaaataaatatttttattagttttttttttattttgtttaacaaTACTAATATTagttagattttatatatattaactttataactatttattttctttttttctttttcaatgaaatttagACCGAGTAGTATAAAATAGCTTCTTTAACTTATTTCTGGTtgagttttcatattttaagattttaatttagaatttagaaagatatatttttatatttattttaaattgtctaAAACGTTTTTGATAGTGTTCttattgcttttgatttttaagaaataaatgacATCGAGCAAAaagttgggattttttttaaaataaagtaaaagtattaatacgaaaatgaagatttatacttgcaaattaatttgtttcaattaagtttcAATTATTACTCTTCTTATGAAATACAATGACGTACAATATTGAAtgttaaatatcttaatctatgtatatatttaatttttaattataattaaaaaaatatattattttaatatattttcaagtaaaaagtactttgaaaaacaatcgcaACCACACTTCGAATgtttttgagattgtgatagcGGTAACgatttaaagtgtattttacttagaaatatatcaaaataaaaaaaattatttttaacatcaacacatcaaaacaatctgaaaataaaaaataaatttaattttaaataaatttttttaaaaaaaaatttaaaaaatatatcacatTTCCAAGTACACCATTCCAACCACCTCAAAATTTCGTAGTTTTCCCGCACAAGACATTCAAATTCTTAGAAAAGTATTCTCTCGAAGGGGGCAAAAATCCTACAAAAATATGGGATGGGCTTCCCATTTCCTTCTCGGCTGTCGTGGACATTAACATTCAAGTAAGACCCGGCCCGAACTGGGTGCGCAAGAGCCTGCTGAAGTTGGACCTCGTTGGCAGTAGAGGCCAAGCCCACCTCTCAAGCccaaacatattataaataatccAGGCTAATTATGTTCTGTTAAAATAAAAGCCCATGGTCACtattttgggttttaaaaaaaccgagccCATAGCTTGATACGATcctaaaaatcttataatttttagtatttctATCAATGAAAATCCCACATCACCATTTTTGTCTCCTTTCTCTTGAGTTGcatttattaatttgatcattattaGTTCAGctaaaaaatggagaaaaagtATAATTATGAAACTTGCCTATTATTTctacaaatataaaatcatacCCTGTGTACTACTTTAATTCTAATTCTTTGCtcattttagtttcaaattcTTAAGGAGCTCcacatattttcttttacattATGCTCTTTTGTACATTAAATCTAGTGGATACTAACTATTTCAAGCTCCCTTATgggatgaatatttttttctaacaaaaacttaaacatGTAGGTTTTTTCgacatgtttttttacataaaaaatattaaatataaattgaaaaatatatacacatatCTAATTCAAAAATTGAGAATCGCAtgtgtcaataaataaaaaaaaataattaatgataaataaatatgtatttgaaAAAGTTTAGAGGagaatgtaaataaaaatatttgatctcgtaacatgaaatatttacccGATAATGTTCAATGATTgtgttaattaaaatcaatttttttattttatcaactaatagaagaaataaacacacaaatagaattaatttaataaaatcaaagagaaaacaTATCTTGCAAGGTTGTACCTATTAGAAATtctatccaaaaaaaatatttttaacttttaaaaataaagttcaataaataaaacataaaaaaattataaataaattagaataaccttgccaaaaattaaatacatacaaaataattaaaaaaccaaccactatttaaaaaagagtaaatacaaaaacaaaaacaaatcatagagaagtgatattaatttaaatataaattaaaaatatttttagaaaaaacataaaaaaaattataattaaaaaaaataaggttaaatGTTACTAGGTTTGATCCATTTATAAAGAGCCCGCGCGTGGGCCTTCAAGAGCAACCCACGGGTGggcttgattttaaaaacaatttaattgatCATGTCATCAACTTgatattctttgaaaaaaaaaatcttaacgaCACTTCATCTGGTTTTTCCTAAATTTCAATCACTTTGGGGCTAAAAAATATTCTAGATccgtgttttttattcaaaaactcaTTCTCAACTTattttaaactcaaaatatCTAGAAAAGAATCTAAATACTTTAACAAACCCATAAAtgaccttaaaaaacaaaaaaaaacacataaaaatccaaaatcaactcgaaaaaaaaacttcacgAGATCAGATATGAAGTTTTAGGtaatttcaaagtaaaaaacacaTCTAAGTGTAACTACcctaaccaaataaaaaacatgttgataCGAAGATCAATCATTTTGGTGATTGAAATCGGTGTCAAAactaattttctctctttaccaCTAAAATTCAATGATTTTCCTTTTACTCTTCTCAAATCGTGgactaaaataataagaaaaataaaaatttgtaccatgaattgcaaaaatattgaGGGAAAGGAGAAAtacattgaattaaaaaaaaactaaaacaaaaaagttaaaaaaaaattgtaagaaaTTTATGATgcattttttactttgattctccaccttgtaatttttctttttagtaaacaaatttaattcagttattctttaatttatgcTACAAAAAGCGCAATCTTCTAAGAAGAGAGAGttaaaagaccaaaataaaattaaataaagaaaaactttgAACAATAAGTCTATAGTAATGTGTTACACCTTTCAGTGTTTTCAATAAATGGACGATATAGTACTTGAGGGCCTAGTTGTTGTGGTGAATCGTGTACCTTGTTCCGTTCTCGTTCCGGGTTCGATTCTTTATGTGcacactaaataaaaataaataaataaataaatggacgATACactttgtttttccatttgtCCCCTGAAGAAAACTCCAGGCCTCGCCACTGGTTTTATTAATGGCCATGTGTTTGACCCTATATACTGCAGAATTTAATTAACCAATAAGACCATTTTCCCAACAGTTTTATGCGTTTGATTATAGTACTGATCTAGCTTTAAAAACCAATTAGTGTGTTGAGAATATTAAACACAACGATGATGGCGACCAGTTGTGTTATTGGCTCTCCTCTCCCATTTTTCTCAGGCTGCCATGATGATCATCTCCAAGTGGGGGTTTGATTTCTCTGGTATACAATGCGGCTGCCAGTTGCCAGCATCAAAATTCTTAGCTGGGGCTAACTAGAAGGGTCTTCTTTCCTCAGCATGTGACTATTAGGTGAATTATAGATGCCATGGAAGCTCGACAGTGACATGGAGAGGTGTCACAATCCAGAGAGAGATGCAACAGGTCAACAGAGTTAGGTAGATGTAACATGGGTTCTTGCGTGCAGCTCTTCTAGATGCAAATCCAACTCCCATTAatttccctctcttttcttaTCAATCATTTTACACAGCAGAAACCCTAAAGGAAAAACCAAAAGTAGCCAGATCCATGCATGCATTGATGAACAAAGACAAAGGTAGCTGTAGTTTCTAACGTCACTAAGCCTATCAGCCTCTACCTTTCATTTTCTGGATGCCATGGCCCGCGTCTTTGTAGCTGCTACTGCTTAACCCTCTGTagtttctatgattttttattttttatattatcctcGCTATTTCCATCTTATTCCTTCAAATATCTTTAACAAAAACGAGTAGATAAGTATTTTAAGGAAGGTAATTTTAGCattaatttcttctcttttagtgtagtaaataaaattgatttttagatattgaatttcttttagaattcaaacatttaaaatgattctaaaagttttattaaaatctctgaatccaattaaaaattatcaaaaaataatcctaacccaatagtttaagctgttaTGTGAGatttcaggatatgatttatattattttctaacacatctTCTCATAAATGGTGAGATTCAGTCGTAACTATTTGGTCATCAATGCtttaataccatgtcaaaaatcatttcaactcaatagcttaaactgttaggtgaggtatcagaatataatttatattattctctaacaaaaaaattacaaaaatataaatgattagtagaataaaatattaaattaatcaattatctcAAGTTAAGAAGACCTTTTACAACTGAAACCAAGATTATAactcatatataataataaaattagaacaAAATCCAGGTCCCAGggaccttattttttttattttttttccaataattaAAAGGCTCCTTGCGCATTACACAATTGAAGTAAGATCACTCCTGCTTTATATCTAAATTCTTTTCAcccttattaatatatatttataattcaatctttgatcaatataaataaagattaagttctttttttcaaaagtttaaCAATATATTCTTTACATAAACCCAATCTACTCAAAATAACTCAATATTACTTTCttgatatatatttcttaatatttaaaccCATAAAATCTCAAGTTTTAATCATGTCATCTTTGAATCTTGTcgtcattatatttttaatccaaGATTCAATTACCTGTCATTTGTTGCTGAGTTGCGCTTACGAGTGGCACAAGACAAGAGAGGCTCAACACGACGTGAACTCTGTAGATGCCACCTGAGCTCTACTAGTTTTTGATAGATAAATGGGCACTTTACAGAGAGGTGCTTTCTTCCTATCATGTGATTACAGGCTTATTCTATGAAGGAGTTGGCACTGATGGTGTCATCACTCCTAAAACTAAACACACTAGGGTTCTGTGggtaaccctttttttttcttttttctttttctgatctTCTAGATGCTTCTACTTTCTCATCACCgtctaacatatatatatatatatatatatatatatatatatatatatatatatatatcaccgaAATTAAGTATTAAATAGTAGTAAAATGGAGAAAAATGTGCATGGACAAACAAGAAAGGGGCCAAAAATCAGACCCCACGAATTGATGACAAGAGACAGGGGCAGTTAAAATCTCTAACATCACTTTTCTACCCACCCTTTGATCAATCTTCAAAGGTTAAATGTAAATTACtccattatttattaatcaagaaaagaacCCCAGCCACATGGGTCACGTAAATTGCTTCCTTCTACGCTATATACGGCCGGGTAGATGGGCTCACGTGGAATTATGGCCTAGTTGACTTAAAATTCAAGTTTATTAGAGAAAAAtaagtttagaaaaatcaagtttatagTGGTTAGCTTGATAAATATAtgcgttttttttaattataattaaagttaTTGATAAGCTAAAAGTATTTCTAAAGAATTAAGATAAAATGaaggtttgaattaatattaaagaatcaattcaatcaaaataattaatctattatgtgatatttcaagatataatttatattatttttcaatacatTCTCTCAAATAAAAGTTGTTTATCTTTAAACTTGCACAACCCAAGTAATTATTACCACACTCtcgattttttaattataattaaagttattgataagcaaaaagtatttttaaaatattcagaTAAAATGaaggtttgaattaatattaaagaatcaattcaatcaaaataattaacttattaaatgagattttaaaatataatttatattattttttaatatattctcttcaataaaatttctttaccTTTGAGACTTGCACAacccaaataaatttaaaattaatttatattattttttaataataaatttaaatatatttataaatctcATATCTCTCTAGGAtatggaagaagaaaagaaggtaATTTTGGTACGTTAAAAGTAACAaaaggttaaaataaaaaattaaatggcataacattgattgatttgattgattgaacccaagtaaaaaaagtcGGTAGAAAATGCTTCCGAGGATGGACATCAGTTATTGATGgatcccacaaaaaaaaaaaaacaaggtttgGTTTTATACAAACATAAAAGCTACCTAAAACAGGCTACATGTCTATATCCAAGGTCAAAGGGTGACTGATTAATCAAGATATCCTTGTCTGTGGGCAggtatatatcaattttcttactatgaattcctttttaatttatttttggataaaaattttGCTGTAATTGTCATTATGAGGCTATAAACAAGCTCATTTATTCCTATTTAGGATTAATGCATGTTTAAATGGGGATAATGCTCCTCAATtacataataatcaaataaattatggtAATGAGAAGGGAAGTTACTAATTATAACTGTttgtgttttaatattttaattataattaaaacaatcaatttattgttgtttttaactTCAaccctaatttgtttttaaatgattagTTAATTTTCCAATGAGGGGGCAAGACTTGTAAGATACAACCTAATTAAAGGAGTTGTTCTAAATCTTTTACAATTCAGACGTTTCCTACCCTAATTCCCCTGTTCTTCAATTTTCCTCACTCTAATTTCTTTATGCTTCCCATATGGGCTTTGACAAGCAAAGAGGAGGCAAAAAATACTATACAAAGGACCAggcaagaaaatatatatatatagaaatggaTTATGGCAGACAGAAAACTCTTTCATCCATCAACTGCTAAACATGGGCGCATGCAGAGTCAGATTGACAGGCAAATTAAGCAAAAGGGTGCCTCATGCTTGTACGTAAGCTTTAATATTGCTCGTTCACCTAATTAGGTTTGCAAAGGCACAGAAAACACCCGACCACATGTACCACACGCACCAATTAACTTGCATAATAAATGTCTATAAATGAATATGAATCAACCAAACATTTCTACTTGAaggagttatatatatatatatatatatatatatatatatatatatatatatatattaaaggaagCTTAGATATATAGCTAAAGGCATTGGGTACCTGTAGACAACtggaaatttaattttgtttaaagaaaaggaagggtCAAATTTGTTTGGATGGCTAAAATCCCATGAATTCCCATTAATATTTGCAGGGATCACATATACCTCAGTACTGCATGGGCACATGACACCCTCTCTGTCTCTCCTGTGACCCTTCCTCACCACCAAACCCTAACTAACCTAAACTGTTCGATCTCTTTTCTTCACAATTTCCCATAATTTTAATCCTAGATTCGCTTACCTACCTACCTCCCAAACATGTCACATGTTCTTTTCGTCTCTCCCCAGTAAGCGAGATCGACGTGGTTCTGAAATTAAATCCTTTGACTATACTGATAAATAAGGTTTAAGGTACTACTGCGCCCCAGAGGTTTGCCTATGGCCAATATATATGGGATAGTATAAGCTCTGATCTCTTGTCTCCTGACCACCATAGGCGTTTTGCAAAATCTGAAAAACCACACTAGCTTGTACCGGTAGGGATTTGGATAGTTTAACACAGAAGACGGccagattattattattattattattattattatatgcatTAATCAATTATGCACAGATCATAGTATCATCAGCCAGTCCCATGCATACAAGCTAGCTTGAATCTCACACATTGCACAAGGAAACATAAACTACTAGCTTACGTGTCTATAGTTAATGAATTGGGAGAGAGTTCCGGCATGCTTTGTGGACCATGCATGTAATAAGATTCCATACAAACACGtggtttatgatttttatatatatatatatatatatatgccaatTTATAAACCAATTACGGTCCCGTGGATTGTTGGTAAGCCTACCTCTTTTGCTTTGGCATTTTCCCCTTTGGTGCTATTAAGGTTCTAGAAGTACCAACTAAACCACCGGCGGTCGGTCTAGGACTATAAAAACACAATCAGAGTACACTGATTTGTATTGTCAATTTTACTAGGTTGTTGAGCACATAACAGCACAGTTAATTCGTGCAAACCAAAAGGTATAATTTGACTGGTATACATGGTTTATAAATTTGACTGGTATATTTGCTGGCGTTGTGTTACGggtatgattaaaaatattaagaatagaatttttttgataatattattaaatttaattaaatagtttgatttttaaacttGCTAACTTAGTTCTTTACCTAACTTGAGTTTTGAATTAAATCGTGTGAAAGTTGATTTAAAgtgaatcatttaatttaatggatCTAAAAAACACTTGAATGACAGGTAAAAACATGAcatgactttaaaaaaaattaagacgatgattttttttaatattaagacgaTGTCAAATTGGATCGACCTCGGTTACCTTGCGACTTGGGTCATGTATTTCAATGGGTTTGATTACTTTGTTGTTTatgtaaattctttttatttaattttataataaaattagattcttACAAAATCGAGCACCAAccctaaaaaaatgtttatttgtgATCGTGATAACcatatagaaagtaaaaaaaataaaccatgaattCTATTTTTCAGCCAATCCAATATTGgagaagaatgaaataaaaaaaacaattaaaaaaattaaaggacaaaaaattaaaaagcaaacatatcaggtttgatgggtaaacCTATTAAACCCATGAATCATGTAACTCGAGCCAACAAGTTAAACCTGTAAACCAGGTAATGGACTCCATTAGGATTAataattaacttgttttttttctaaactattttttatttaactatataataacaaaaataaacaattgcAAAATCAAGCGTCAAATCAAtacttaaactttttttaagacatgataacctcatagaaagtaaaataaaataaattataaaactcaattctcaacaaaCCCAATATCGAAATatattgaaatcaagaaaaataattttttttaaaaaagagaaaatttcaCTAAACCTGTCAACAGGCCAATGGACGTTCTAAAacttaataacatgtttttttaaaaaaactatttttttaactatatgataaaaagaaaaataaacgaTCACATAATTgagttgaattaataaaaagaaaaactattgtTAAACCTGCGAACCTAGGTAACAGGGTTACTGTGTCAAACTTGCAAATCGGGTTATTGACTCcacaaagtttaataacttagtttttaaaaaaattattttttatttaattgaacttttttaaaaatagatcatACCACAATACTGAAATATTTTTCTGATACTACTCTgatgttgaaatatttttttgatatcgcaataattatgtaaaagataagataaattaaaataaattatcaactctaaATTCCTATAAACACATTAtataaagactaaattaaaaaaaaataaccaaacaagaaaaaagatgaaaaaaattatggtcgCAATTCAAAGTGCTAATAGGTGCgttgaaacttttttttccacACCTTTTAACTTTATGCTTAATCCTATAAAtacatcatataaaaattaaattaaaaaaataaccacaaaaaaaaatgaaaaaaaactatggtCACAATTTAAAGTGCTAATAAAGTGCGTGGAAACTTTTTTTCTCACGCCTTTTAACTTTATACTTAATTTGTGTT
This genomic interval from Populus nigra chromosome 11, ddPopNigr1.1, whole genome shotgun sequence contains the following:
- the LOC133668502 gene encoding uncharacterized protein LOC133668502, translated to MQKLLQRNPSSPLLCTSVSNNYFLFKNKNYSYISLSMPAATYFYSNSSSLAASLAKKLTLAPALPSRFYSTTACSASRCAVGLITNTPIRSWVVARPAWYCTVAGGQEGSVVTAAALAAGEGVRSSGDGDEEGKGEKSEKGAEEKAARLSRRQKGTGGDMEGNADLLIIPGVGPKNLRKLVEKGFTGMAELKQFYKDKFLGKSSETMVEYLQSSVGIIHKNHAESITTFIKESVDEELKDLNSDARPKPKKRLTFCVEGNISVGKTTFLKRIVSDTIELRDLVEVVPEPIDKWQDVGPDHFNILDAFYADPSRYAYTFQNYVFVTRVMQERESSGGLKPLRLMERSVFSDRMVFVRAVHEAKWMNEMEISIYDSWFDPVVSVLPGLIPDAFIYLRASPDTCHKRMMHRKRTEEGGVSLDYLRDLHDKHESWLFPFESGNHGVLSVSKLPLNLDNALHPDIRDRVFYLEGDHMHSSIQKVPALILDCEANIDFSRDVEAKENYARQVAEFFKHVKKMKEVPSTKGDGGVNQRKVVLPHEGGLLLPNGAHFPESALKSLDFTRAMSFMSGQ